In one Balaenoptera musculus isolate JJ_BM4_2016_0621 chromosome 20, mBalMus1.pri.v3, whole genome shotgun sequence genomic region, the following are encoded:
- the TRAPPC1 gene encoding trafficking protein particle complex subunit 1: MTVHNLYLFDRNGVCLHYSEWHRKKQAGIPKEEEYKLMYGMLFSIRSFVSKMSPLDMKDGFLAFQTSRYKLHYYETPTGIKVVMNTDLGVGPIRDVLHHIYSALYVELVVKNPLCPLGQTVQSELFRSRLDSYVRSLPFFSARAG, from the exons ATGACTGTCCACAACCTGTACCTGTTTGACCGGAATGGAGTGTGTCTGCATTACAGCGAGTGGCACCGCAAGAAGCAAGCGGGGATCCCCAAGGAGGAG GAGTACAAGCTGATGTACGGGATGCTCTTCTCTATCCGCTCGTTTGTCAGCAAGATGTCCCCGCTAGACAT GAAGGACGGCTTCCTGGCCTTCCAAACTAGCCGTTACAAACTCCATTACTACGAGACGCCCACTGGGATCAAGGTTGTCATGAACACTGACTTGGGCGTGGGACCCATCCGAGATGTGCTGCACCACATCTACAGTGCG CTGTACGTGGAGCTGGTGGTGAAGAATCCCCTGTGCCCGCTGGGCCAAACTGTGCAAAGTGAGCTCTTCCGCTCCCGACTGGACTCCTACGTCCGCTCTCTGCCCTTCTTCTCCGCCCGGGCTGGCTGA